One window of the Sediminispirochaeta bajacaliforniensis DSM 16054 genome contains the following:
- a CDS encoding DUF2178 domain-containing protein, translating to MIRIRWRFVVYVLLVIALIAAGVVRICAGDVVSGTSFLVTCLVVFTAAKVLEQRRVRKSKESGMVPYDERDEARAGKAALFTLRILLLLLTVTMLIVYTVGVNWEIPVIIPVGIILFLASFILRVSYWILNRM from the coding sequence GTGATTAGAATCAGGTGGAGATTTGTTGTTTACGTTCTGCTTGTTATTGCATTGATTGCCGCGGGTGTCGTGCGTATCTGCGCTGGCGATGTTGTTTCTGGAACGAGTTTCCTTGTTACCTGCCTCGTTGTTTTTACTGCAGCCAAGGTTCTGGAACAACGACGGGTGCGCAAGTCCAAAGAATCCGGAATGGTTCCTTACGATGAGAGGGATGAAGCCAGAGCAGGTAAAGCCGCCCTGTTTACTTTACGGATACTTCTACTACTGCTCACCGTGACAATGCTGATAGTTTACACGGTAGGAGTGAATTGGGAAATACCGGTGATTATACCTGTTGGGATCATCCTTTTTCTCGCTAGTTTCATCCTACGAGTATCCTACTGGATCCTGAACAGGATGTAG
- a CDS encoding helix-turn-helix transcriptional regulator, which yields MVNNLRLWREQLGLTQLELAKTVAVTRQTIISLERGKYLPSLVLALRLARIFGCQVEDLFRLEEEICD from the coding sequence ATGGTTAATAACCTGCGGCTGTGGCGAGAACAACTGGGGCTGACTCAATTGGAATTAGCAAAAACCGTTGCGGTAACGCGACAAACGATTATCTCATTAGAACGGGGAAAATATCTTCCCTCACTTGTTCTGGCGTTACGGCTCGCAAGAATATTTGGATGTCAAGTTGAAGATTTATTTCGGCTGGAGGAAGAAATCTGTGATTAG
- the tkt gene encoding transketolase, translated as MNLEALRAAATSIRSLSMDAIQTANSGHPGLPMGCAELGALLYGEIMKHYPKNPQWPNRDRFVLSAGHGSMFLYSLLHLSGYDLPLEELKRFRQIGSKTPGHPEYGYTPGVETTTGPLGAGLSEAVGMAAAETFLAANFNTADAKVVDHYTWVLAGDGCMMEGISSEASSLAGHLKLGKLIVFYDSNKISIEGSTSLAFTEDVAARYRAYGWQVLSGDMYDMEKTAALVEEAKAETGKPSLIILASTIGKGSPNKAGSSKVHGSPLGTDEVIATRKNLGIPENESFYIAPKAKTYFTEKLEERKASFDAWNTLFDSWSKAHPELRKKWDRWFAGDRKAAAEAALAAAKMPEYKVGDSVATRKAGGAALQAAAAAMENLVGGSADLAPSNNTALPDYGDYSAEERAGRTFHFGVREHAMGALANGLSLHGGLRSFAATFLVFSDYMRPQVRLSAIMKEPVVYVFTHDSIFVGEDGPTHQPIEHAAALRIIPNVHVFRPADAEETVRSWELALLRDDGPSALLLTRQNLPVVEKADSSWRDSMATKGAYIVRESSGAPKLVVVATGSELSMALEAVDLTGRKDIRVVSMPCKERFLALSADEKAKLLPKGAEVYATEAGVSDGWEAVTGCRDRVFGINRFGESGPGEAVAEDLGFTAKAFAERLK; from the coding sequence ATGAATCTCGAAGCTTTACGGGCGGCCGCCACATCGATAAGGTCGCTCTCGATGGATGCCATTCAGACAGCCAACTCGGGACATCCCGGACTACCCATGGGCTGCGCGGAACTGGGAGCACTGCTCTACGGCGAAATCATGAAACACTACCCGAAGAATCCTCAATGGCCGAACCGTGACCGATTTGTCTTGTCTGCCGGCCATGGTTCGATGTTTCTCTACTCGCTCCTTCATCTTTCAGGATACGACCTTCCCTTAGAAGAGTTGAAGCGTTTTCGTCAGATCGGATCAAAGACCCCTGGACACCCTGAATACGGCTATACCCCCGGAGTCGAGACCACAACCGGGCCCCTCGGTGCCGGACTTTCCGAAGCGGTCGGGATGGCGGCTGCGGAGACCTTTCTGGCTGCCAATTTTAACACCGCCGATGCAAAGGTTGTCGATCACTATACCTGGGTCCTCGCCGGAGACGGTTGTATGATGGAAGGCATAAGCTCCGAGGCCAGCAGCCTTGCCGGACATTTGAAACTCGGCAAGCTTATCGTTTTCTACGATTCGAATAAAATCAGTATTGAGGGTTCCACATCTCTCGCCTTTACCGAAGATGTTGCCGCACGCTATCGTGCATACGGCTGGCAGGTGCTTTCCGGCGACATGTACGATATGGAAAAAACCGCCGCCCTTGTAGAAGAGGCTAAGGCGGAAACGGGAAAGCCGTCTCTGATTATTCTTGCCTCCACTATTGGCAAGGGCAGTCCCAACAAGGCGGGCAGTTCCAAAGTGCATGGTTCCCCTCTTGGCACCGATGAGGTCATTGCAACCCGAAAAAATCTCGGTATCCCCGAGAACGAATCCTTTTACATCGCTCCAAAGGCAAAAACATATTTCACGGAAAAACTGGAAGAACGAAAAGCTTCCTTCGACGCCTGGAATACGCTCTTCGATTCCTGGAGTAAGGCTCATCCCGAACTTCGGAAAAAGTGGGACCGTTGGTTCGCAGGCGATAGAAAAGCCGCTGCCGAAGCAGCCCTTGCCGCAGCGAAGATGCCTGAATATAAGGTCGGCGATTCCGTCGCGACACGAAAGGCTGGGGGCGCCGCTCTTCAGGCCGCCGCAGCCGCCATGGAAAATCTTGTCGGAGGATCCGCCGATCTTGCCCCAAGCAATAACACCGCTCTTCCCGACTACGGTGATTACAGTGCCGAGGAAAGGGCAGGCAGAACCTTTCATTTCGGCGTCAGAGAGCATGCCATGGGTGCCTTGGCAAACGGTCTTTCACTCCACGGCGGTCTCCGTTCTTTTGCCGCAACCTTTCTGGTTTTCTCCGATTACATGCGGCCCCAGGTCAGGCTTTCGGCGATCATGAAGGAACCGGTCGTTTATGTCTTTACGCACGATTCGATCTTCGTGGGTGAAGATGGTCCGACCCACCAGCCTATCGAACACGCCGCGGCGCTGCGCATCATTCCCAACGTTCATGTCTTCCGCCCTGCGGATGCCGAGGAAACGGTGAGATCCTGGGAACTTGCACTTCTCAGAGACGACGGCCCATCGGCCCTGCTGCTCACCCGTCAAAACCTGCCGGTTGTAGAAAAGGCGGACAGCTCCTGGCGCGATTCAATGGCAACGAAAGGTGCCTATATCGTACGGGAAAGCAGCGGTGCTCCAAAACTTGTGGTCGTGGCCACAGGTTCCGAGCTTTCCATGGCCCTCGAGGCAGTAGATCTGACAGGACGCAAGGATATCAGGGTCGTCTCCATGCCCTGCAAGGAGCGATTCCTGGCTCTTTCCGCCGACGAAAAAGCCAAGCTGCTGCCGAAAGGAGCAGAGGTCTATGCCACCGAAGCGGGAGTCAGCGATGGCTGGGAGGCTGTTACCGGCTGTCGGGATAGGGTCTTCGGTATCAATCGCTTCGGCGAATCGGGCCCCGGTGAAGCCGTTGCCGAGGATCTCGGATTTACCGCAAAGGCCTTTGCAGAAAGGCTAAAGTAA
- a CDS encoding bifunctional homocysteine S-methyltransferase/methylenetetrahydrofolate reductase, whose amino-acid sequence MLKPYLERLADGVLLFDGAVGTMLYEKGVFLNQCFEHVTLTSPEKVSELHREMIAAGAQAVTTNTFGANRLRLDGYGLSELTGKINREAVRLARDAAGKEVYVAGSVGPLGKRVGPVGKIDSEEARSAFREQMEALAEAGIDLFVLETFRNIDELLLAAETAKATAPEIPVQAQYSFRPLRSEQYNNDLTPVFARLQESEHVDVLGINCATGPAHMLDVILASGGVVSKPISVMPNAGYPRDYEGRQLYMASPDYFAEYALKFLEAGVHVIGGCCGTTPLHIQKMAQAILHLDSSRRKGLTIEVSSKEIERLEPVALEKRSAFGAALAKGEWITSVELVPPMGTDLAKVIEKAKTLRAAGITCVNVPDGPRASSRVSTLVTCMEVQRNSGIETIQHICCRDKNLIGIQSELLGAQTAGVHNLLLLTGDPPKVGNFPDATGVFDTDSIGLLSLADSLNQGIDLAGNRLHGQTSFVAGAGANPAAQVLDSEVERAWKKAEAGAEYFITQPVFDVELLSTFLDKVKGTGKPVIAGIWPLASYRNALFLHYEVPGISIPADLQERMKKHDTKEGAMEEGILIAREIIAKIRGRVAGVQVSPPFGRLEAALQVIKNQEDI is encoded by the coding sequence ATGTTGAAACCATATCTTGAACGACTTGCCGACGGGGTTCTCCTTTTTGACGGGGCCGTCGGTACTATGCTTTATGAAAAAGGGGTCTTTCTCAACCAATGCTTTGAGCATGTGACTCTTACCTCTCCGGAAAAGGTATCGGAACTCCACCGGGAAATGATAGCGGCAGGGGCACAAGCCGTCACCACCAATACCTTCGGAGCAAACAGATTACGGCTCGACGGTTACGGCCTTTCCGAGCTTACCGGAAAAATTAACAGAGAAGCGGTCCGCCTGGCACGGGATGCTGCGGGAAAAGAGGTTTACGTTGCTGGTTCGGTAGGGCCCCTGGGCAAACGGGTCGGCCCGGTAGGCAAAATCGACAGTGAAGAGGCTCGCAGTGCCTTTCGCGAACAGATGGAGGCCCTTGCCGAGGCGGGAATCGATCTCTTCGTTCTCGAAACCTTCCGAAATATCGACGAGCTGCTTTTGGCCGCTGAAACGGCAAAGGCGACGGCCCCGGAAATCCCGGTGCAGGCCCAGTACAGCTTTCGCCCTTTACGGAGTGAGCAATACAATAATGATCTCACCCCTGTCTTTGCGCGGCTCCAGGAATCGGAACATGTCGATGTGCTGGGAATCAATTGCGCCACAGGGCCGGCACACATGCTCGATGTCATTCTTGCCTCGGGCGGAGTTGTCAGCAAACCGATCTCGGTCATGCCCAATGCAGGCTATCCCAGGGACTATGAGGGCAGACAACTCTACATGGCAAGCCCAGACTACTTTGCCGAGTACGCCTTGAAATTTCTTGAGGCAGGGGTACATGTGATCGGCGGGTGTTGTGGAACGACCCCCCTGCACATACAGAAGATGGCACAGGCAATTCTCCATCTCGATTCGAGTCGCCGAAAGGGCCTTACCATAGAGGTTTCGAGTAAAGAAATCGAAAGACTGGAACCGGTGGCATTGGAAAAACGCAGTGCTTTCGGTGCCGCCCTTGCCAAAGGGGAGTGGATTACTTCGGTGGAGTTGGTTCCCCCCATGGGGACCGATCTTGCAAAGGTCATCGAAAAGGCTAAAACATTAAGGGCTGCGGGTATCACCTGTGTCAATGTACCAGACGGCCCCCGTGCGAGCAGCCGTGTCAGTACTCTGGTAACCTGTATGGAAGTACAACGGAACAGCGGAATAGAAACGATCCAGCACATCTGTTGTCGGGACAAAAACCTGATAGGAATACAGTCCGAACTTCTCGGCGCACAGACGGCCGGTGTACATAATCTCCTGCTCCTTACCGGAGATCCTCCAAAGGTGGGAAACTTTCCTGACGCCACCGGGGTTTTCGATACAGACTCGATAGGCCTACTCAGCCTTGCGGATAGCCTGAATCAGGGGATCGACCTTGCGGGAAATCGCCTGCACGGCCAAACCTCTTTCGTCGCAGGAGCAGGGGCAAATCCCGCCGCCCAGGTTCTGGATAGCGAGGTTGAACGGGCCTGGAAAAAGGCGGAAGCTGGAGCAGAGTATTTTATTACTCAGCCTGTCTTCGATGTCGAACTGCTTTCAACCTTTCTGGATAAGGTCAAGGGAACGGGAAAACCCGTTATTGCCGGTATATGGCCTCTGGCAAGTTACCGGAACGCCCTGTTCCTCCATTACGAGGTACCCGGTATTTCCATTCCCGCAGATCTTCAGGAACGGATGAAAAAACATGATACAAAAGAAGGGGCGATGGAAGAAGGAATTCTCATCGCCAGAGAAATCATTGCAAAGATACGAGGCCGTGTCGCCGGCGTACAAGTAAGTCCCCCCTTCGGGAGGCTCGAAGCCGCGCTACAGGTCATCAAAAATCAGGAGGACATATGA
- the hisE gene encoding phosphoribosyl-ATP diphosphatase translates to MVEEVMPLVLIRKDGTIADILKTNEKGFGKSIERGEIWHVFPETGRLLPLHEGGVFFLSLQRKKKWFEAVVADSYTAIDEKLGGDTQQEQKERTAPSDVQEGRTSGIIGELESLIAERKKSMPEGSYTTHLFSKGNEKIRKKMGEEAVELLLARKREDMIYEASDLLYHLLVLLADEGIAFSDLEKELARRHAPAEA, encoded by the coding sequence ATGGTTGAAGAAGTGATGCCGCTAGTTCTGATACGAAAAGACGGCACCATAGCGGATATCCTGAAAACGAATGAAAAGGGCTTCGGCAAAAGCATTGAGCGGGGGGAAATTTGGCACGTGTTTCCCGAAACAGGAAGGCTTTTGCCTCTTCATGAGGGAGGGGTTTTCTTTCTCTCGTTGCAACGTAAAAAAAAGTGGTTCGAAGCGGTTGTTGCCGATAGCTATACCGCTATTGATGAGAAGCTGGGAGGTGACACGCAGCAGGAGCAAAAGGAAAGGACGGCTCCATCGGATGTCCAAGAGGGCCGGACTTCCGGCATCATCGGCGAACTTGAATCCCTCATTGCAGAACGAAAAAAAAGCATGCCTGAAGGCAGTTACACCACCCATCTTTTTTCGAAGGGAAACGAAAAGATCAGGAAAAAAATGGGCGAGGAGGCCGTGGAATTGCTTTTGGCAAGAAAACGGGAAGATATGATCTACGAGGCATCGGACCTGTTGTACCATCTGCTGGTCCTGCTCGCAGACGAAGGGATCGCTTTTTCCGATCTCGAAAAAGAGCTGGCCCGTCGTCATGCTCCCGCGGAGGCTTAA
- the hisA gene encoding 1-(5-phosphoribosyl)-5-[(5-phosphoribosylamino)methylideneamino]imidazole-4-carboxamide isomerase, whose protein sequence is MTIIPAIDLLDGHCVRLYRGDYDRSTVYDTDPLEQAMRFKAAGARRIHLVDLDAARGKGKHNREVIRELCEKVEARFEVGGGIRNDHDVEELTAAGVDRLVIGTAFARDPSIIRRWTERFGKKFIAGIDATDGTAKISGWEEDAGISDVELAAMAAGNGAISIIYTNIKRDGTLSGPDIENSVRIAKASGLPVIISGGIGGEEDFRRIFGNKPEGIAGIIVGKALYEQRFDLKRVLALYQSEAEEAQEEW, encoded by the coding sequence ATGACCATTATTCCCGCCATCGATCTGCTTGACGGCCATTGTGTCCGTCTCTACCGCGGAGACTATGATCGCAGTACCGTCTACGATACAGACCCCCTTGAACAGGCAATGCGTTTCAAGGCGGCAGGGGCCAGAAGGATTCATCTCGTTGATCTGGATGCCGCCCGGGGCAAAGGAAAACACAACAGAGAGGTCATCAGGGAACTCTGTGAGAAGGTCGAGGCCCGTTTTGAGGTTGGAGGCGGTATTCGGAACGACCACGACGTAGAAGAGCTCACAGCCGCCGGAGTCGATCGCCTTGTTATCGGCACAGCCTTTGCAAGAGATCCATCCATCATCCGTCGCTGGACCGAGCGATTCGGCAAAAAATTCATTGCAGGTATCGATGCTACCGACGGAACGGCCAAGATTTCCGGTTGGGAAGAGGATGCAGGCATCAGCGATGTCGAATTGGCAGCCATGGCTGCAGGCAATGGTGCGATCTCCATCATTTATACCAACATAAAAAGAGACGGAACGCTTTCCGGACCGGATATAGAAAATAGTGTCCGGATCGCCAAGGCGTCGGGCCTGCCCGTCATTATTTCCGGAGGAATCGGAGGCGAGGAGGATTTTCGCCGAATATTTGGAAATAAACCGGAAGGTATTGCCGGCATCATTGTGGGCAAGGCCTTGTATGAACAACGCTTTGATCTGAAACGGGTCCTCGCCCTTTACCAGAGCGAAGCGGAAGAAGCGCAAGAGGAGTGGTGA
- a CDS encoding DUF3943 domain-containing protein — MNILFATAGVFAEEQASISFAVGIGETLFSNTLLWGFNRYVHHADYAMISSASISDNFSKPWVWDQDSFAVNHLGHPYQGSVYFSSARSAGNDFFTSASIGMLGSLSWELFMENERPSLNDLIVTTIGGATLGEMLYRLSDLLLFGEEDQLHLPNLARKIGAFVMNPAKSINRSIFPDRTPITAPISGSFFLSAGYSLIHVDQLAPRENYLSDDGIETNYQVDLHYGDPFYGTLAESFSTFSLKGSFGSDLGNRVLLTFFSEGILKGWRLYGKEIENRHTIGIFLHYDVIYNRFINLSSNAIGFGWLQQRPINDAWSFSSDIHTAFVFMGASDLMYLKYQDLYGSPPSYERRNYSLGLGANIKLGFSLNRRQRLFFDLDYSFYGLSIIDDSVPEGGSSGEEFIGNVSLLGRLMMSDSWFLGIQGRLYHKESFYKDLRDMDAIYHDYSLIAGIAF; from the coding sequence ATGAATATTCTCTTTGCAACGGCAGGCGTTTTCGCAGAAGAACAGGCTTCCATCTCCTTCGCAGTCGGCATTGGGGAAACCCTTTTCAGTAACACGCTGCTCTGGGGCTTTAATCGCTATGTACATCATGCAGATTATGCCATGATCAGCTCCGCCTCGATTTCCGATAATTTTTCAAAACCATGGGTGTGGGACCAGGACTCCTTTGCCGTTAATCACTTGGGCCATCCTTACCAGGGCTCGGTCTATTTTTCCTCTGCACGATCGGCCGGCAATGACTTTTTCACCTCTGCCTCGATAGGCATGCTGGGTAGTCTTTCCTGGGAACTTTTCATGGAAAACGAACGCCCATCTCTCAACGATCTCATCGTCACAACTATTGGAGGGGCAACCTTAGGCGAGATGCTCTACCGCCTCTCCGACCTTCTTCTTTTTGGGGAAGAAGACCAACTTCATCTTCCCAATCTTGCCCGGAAAATCGGGGCCTTTGTTATGAATCCGGCAAAATCAATAAATCGGTCGATATTTCCCGACAGGACGCCGATCACTGCGCCTATTAGCGGATCGTTCTTTCTCTCAGCCGGCTATTCTCTGATTCATGTCGACCAGCTTGCCCCACGGGAAAACTATCTCAGCGACGACGGTATTGAGACAAATTATCAGGTGGATCTTCACTACGGCGATCCTTTTTACGGTACGCTTGCCGAGTCCTTCAGCACCTTTTCACTCAAGGGAAGTTTCGGAAGCGACCTTGGGAACCGCGTTCTCCTTACTTTTTTCTCGGAAGGTATTCTGAAGGGATGGCGCCTCTATGGAAAAGAGATAGAAAATCGCCACACAATAGGCATCTTTCTTCACTATGATGTCATCTATAACCGTTTCATCAACCTCAGCTCCAACGCCATTGGTTTCGGATGGCTACAGCAGCGTCCCATAAATGATGCCTGGAGTTTCTCATCCGACATCCACACCGCCTTCGTGTTTATGGGAGCAAGCGACCTCATGTATCTCAAATATCAGGATCTTTACGGCAGCCCGCCCAGTTATGAAAGACGAAATTACAGTCTCGGGCTTGGGGCCAACATAAAGCTCGGTTTCAGCCTCAATCGTAGGCAACGCCTTTTCTTTGACCTTGATTACTCCTTTTACGGACTCTCGATCATCGACGATTCAGTCCCGGAAGGAGGCTCTTCAGGTGAAGAATTTATCGGTAATGTATCGCTTTTAGGGCGTCTGATGATGTCGGATAGTTGGTTTCTCGGTATCCAGGGGCGTCTGTATCATAAAGAAAGTTTTTACAAAGATCTTCGGGACATGGATGCCATATATCATGACTATTCACTGATCGCCGGTATCGCCTTCTGA
- a CDS encoding porin family protein: MKKQAACFCVFIMLVSSALHGNEIAYYSALSISSYAGPGFDDYLDDMQSREGAESAKNNPIIGVSLGIIAEKQLSNTLSTRGELALSARGGGYLLKYEDGRQASTLLSEIDLQIPFLIRYTTSIDDDNKLYFIAGPSFSILLISKAFIQDGAEFSMHSFPETDPTLIGLSAVGGIGVELPFSGKRIFFELRALTELNDSITGYSHAHQRQICFITGIK, translated from the coding sequence ATGAAAAAGCAAGCCGCATGTTTTTGCGTATTCATTATGCTCGTCTCCTCGGCTCTCCACGGTAATGAGATCGCCTATTATTCCGCACTTTCCATATCCTCCTATGCCGGGCCGGGATTCGATGACTATCTGGATGATATGCAGAGCCGGGAAGGTGCAGAATCGGCAAAAAACAATCCGATTATCGGAGTATCCCTCGGAATCATAGCGGAAAAGCAGCTCAGCAATACCCTCTCGACGCGAGGCGAACTGGCACTTAGCGCCAGAGGTGGTGGCTATCTACTGAAATACGAGGATGGAAGGCAAGCATCGACACTTTTAAGCGAAATCGACCTTCAAATCCCCTTTCTCATACGCTACACGACCAGCATCGACGACGACAACAAACTTTATTTCATCGCCGGGCCCTCTTTTTCTATTCTCCTGATCAGCAAAGCATTCATTCAGGACGGGGCCGAATTTTCAATGCACTCCTTTCCGGAAACCGATCCCACCCTTATTGGCCTTTCCGCCGTCGGAGGTATCGGCGTGGAACTGCCATTTTCTGGAAAAAGGATATTCTTTGAACTGAGAGCCCTTACTGAATTGAACGATAGTATAACCGGTTACTCGCACGCTCACCAGAGGCAAATTTGCTTTATAACAGGGATCAAGTGA
- a CDS encoding response regulator, which yields MENKGKHILLVEDEAVIALAQKQTLERYGFRVDTVCSGEAALSHITTEPSFDLVLMDIDLGSGMSGTEAAKAILQNRSLPIVFLTNHGEADMMERVRDITRYGYVLKNSGNSVLLSSIEMAFELFEANRKAQESAEKLKTIFTALGDRVFVIDRQGRYLEIADETFTSTVLSDVFDSKLTAWFIEVIAKVLERHAVEMIEYPLMINDREVWFLATISPLDSKSVVWVARDISKRKAAEQEAQRLVKEKELLLREVHHRIKNNMATIAAVLDLQASMLGENDTSGALLEARNRVHGMMELYHRLYGSGDYRSVDAAGYLQALFDEIKVSYSLRRDVEYKSTLEAITLDAKILFPLGMIANELVTNAIKYAFPCHGKGGSIFLGLEQAREGELLLTVADNGIGMDPSIDPKTSRGFGLSLVANLAIQLRSKWSLSREGGSRYRFEIPIGGV from the coding sequence ATGGAGAATAAAGGGAAGCATATTCTTCTTGTCGAAGATGAAGCTGTTATTGCGCTTGCTCAAAAGCAAACCCTGGAACGATATGGCTTTCGGGTAGACACTGTTTGCTCCGGTGAGGCGGCCCTCAGCCACATTACCACGGAACCTTCTTTCGATCTCGTTTTGATGGATATTGACCTAGGCTCAGGAATGAGCGGAACCGAGGCGGCAAAGGCAATTCTGCAGAATCGCTCTTTGCCCATTGTTTTTCTTACAAACCATGGTGAGGCCGACATGATGGAACGGGTGCGTGATATCACCCGCTATGGATATGTTCTGAAAAATTCGGGAAATTCCGTACTTCTCTCCTCCATCGAGATGGCCTTTGAATTATTTGAGGCAAACCGAAAGGCTCAGGAATCGGCGGAAAAGCTAAAGACCATTTTTACGGCTCTCGGTGATCGGGTCTTTGTCATTGATCGGCAGGGTCGTTATCTGGAAATTGCCGATGAAACGTTTACAAGTACCGTTCTTTCCGATGTGTTTGACTCGAAACTCACCGCCTGGTTTATTGAGGTCATCGCAAAGGTCCTGGAACGCCATGCGGTAGAAATGATCGAGTATCCTCTCATGATTAATGATCGAGAGGTGTGGTTCCTGGCGACAATCAGCCCTCTGGATAGTAAGAGTGTGGTCTGGGTGGCAAGGGATATCAGCAAACGAAAGGCTGCGGAACAAGAGGCCCAGCGCCTGGTGAAAGAAAAAGAATTGCTGTTGAGAGAGGTCCACCACCGCATCAAAAACAACATGGCAACCATTGCCGCGGTTCTTGATTTGCAGGCTTCGATGCTTGGAGAAAACGATACATCCGGTGCCTTGCTGGAGGCGAGGAACAGGGTTCACGGTATGATGGAGCTCTACCATCGTCTCTACGGTTCCGGAGATTACCGAAGTGTGGATGCCGCCGGTTACCTGCAAGCCCTTTTTGATGAAATTAAAGTTTCCTATTCTCTTCGTCGGGATGTCGAATACAAAAGTACATTGGAAGCAATTACCCTGGATGCAAAAATTCTTTTTCCTCTGGGGATGATCGCGAATGAGCTTGTAACCAACGCTATTAAATACGCCTTTCCCTGTCATGGGAAAGGAGGTTCTATTTTTCTCGGTCTGGAACAAGCCCGGGAGGGGGAGCTTCTCCTCACCGTTGCCGATAATGGCATCGGGATGGACCCCTCGATAGATCCTAAGACTTCACGCGGGTTCGGCCTTTCTCTCGTTGCCAACCTGGCCATCCAGCTGCGATCAAAGTGGTCGTTGTCCCGCGAAGGGGGAAGCCGTTATCGTTTTGAAATACCGATAGGGGGAGTGTGA
- a CDS encoding adenosine kinase — MVYGIGNPLIDIFVEVEDEDLEKLGLYKGTMHLIDEERRHELLRFIDSKQKIYGCGGSCPNTMVALASFGIRSALAGKINQDHFGEIYRNKLHEIGVDSYLKDGTLPTGSSIILISPDSERTMNTFLGACREYGPEDVDDDAIAGADFFHFTGYMWDTENQKAAILYGIEIAKKAGKKVVFDVADPFAVSRNREAFLKLIEEKADLVFANGEEARILFDNYDAYECARSLGKLGVSGVVKNGKQGSFVVCEGEILRIPVKGKEPVDTTGAGDMYAAGFILGLSEKRTLFESGLIASFLAGEIVQRWGAQFPLEEARRLKKLIDTVDAEELP, encoded by the coding sequence ATGGTATACGGCATCGGAAACCCTCTAATCGACATTTTTGTGGAGGTGGAAGACGAGGATCTAGAAAAACTCGGCCTCTACAAAGGAACCATGCATCTAATCGATGAAGAACGACGGCATGAATTACTGAGATTCATCGATTCAAAGCAGAAAATCTATGGCTGCGGGGGTTCCTGTCCCAATACCATGGTGGCCTTGGCCTCTTTTGGAATTCGTTCCGCACTGGCCGGAAAGATAAACCAGGACCATTTCGGAGAGATTTATCGTAATAAGCTCCATGAGATAGGAGTCGACAGCTACCTGAAGGACGGAACACTGCCGACCGGCAGCAGCATTATCCTGATCTCCCCGGACAGCGAACGAACCATGAATACCTTCCTCGGAGCTTGCCGGGAATACGGGCCGGAGGATGTTGACGACGATGCCATCGCCGGTGCCGATTTTTTCCATTTCACCGGCTATATGTGGGATACCGAAAACCAAAAAGCAGCTATTTTGTACGGTATTGAAATTGCAAAAAAGGCGGGGAAAAAAGTGGTCTTCGATGTAGCAGATCCCTTTGCCGTGAGCAGAAACAGAGAAGCCTTCCTCAAACTGATCGAGGAAAAGGCGGATTTGGTTTTTGCAAACGGAGAAGAGGCAAGAATCCTTTTCGACAATTATGATGCCTACGAATGTGCCCGTAGCCTGGGAAAACTGGGAGTCTCCGGCGTGGTAAAAAACGGCAAACAAGGAAGTTTCGTCGTCTGTGAGGGAGAAATCCTGCGCATTCCCGTTAAGGGCAAGGAACCTGTCGATACGACGGGAGCCGGTGATATGTATGCGGCAGGCTTTATCCTCGGGCTCAGCGAAAAGCGCACACTTTTTGAATCAGGGCTTATTGCGAGTTTCCTTGCCGGAGAGATTGTCCAGCGCTGGGGAGCCCAGTTCCCTCTGGAAGAAGCCCGACGACTGAAAAAATTGATCGATACAGTCGATGCCGAAGAACTCCCCTGA